A single region of the Zonotrichia leucophrys gambelii isolate GWCS_2022_RI chromosome 9, RI_Zleu_2.0, whole genome shotgun sequence genome encodes:
- the APOD gene encoding apolipoprotein D has translation MLGTAVRLSVLLSLFSVGKGQMFHMGPCPDPSVQEDFDINKYLGKWYEIEKLPSTFEKGSCIQANYSLKENGKFKVINKEMLANGRINEAEGELMHMDVKQPAKLGVRFNWFMPAAPYWVISTDYENYSLVYSCTNILWLFHMDYAWILSRAPDMHPETVENLKGVLQSYKIDTDKMIPTDQANCPAEM, from the exons ATGCTGGGCACGGCAGTGCGGCTCTCGGTGCTGCTCAGCCTCTTCAGCGTTGGGAAAGGCCAGATGTTTCACATGGGACCGTGCCCAGATCCATCTGTTCAAGAAGACTTCGATATCAACAAG TATTTGGGGAAATGGTACGAGATAGAGAAGCTGCCCTCAACTTTTGAGAAAGGAAGCTGCATCCAGGCGAATTACTCATTGAAGGAGAACGGGAAGTTCAAGGTGATCAACAAGGAGATGCT tgccaaTGGCAGAATCAACGAAGCTGAAGGAGAGCTCATGCACATGGATGTGAAGCAGCCGGCCAAGCTGGGCGTGCGCTTTAACTGGT TCATGCCTGCTGCCCCTTACTGGGTCATCTCCACTGACTATGAGAATTACTCCCTGGTTTACTCCTGCACTAACATCCTCTGGCTCTTCCACATGGACTATGCCTGGATTCTGTCAAGAGCTCCTGACATGCACCCAGAAACCGTGGAGAACCTGAAGGGAGTTCTCCAGTCCTACAAGATCGACACCGATAAGATGATCCCCACTGACCAGGCCAACTGCCCTGCTGAGATGTAA
- the PPP1R2 gene encoding protein phosphatase inhibitor 2 isoform X4 produces the protein MEEPSVPDASATRRGPIKGILKKSGSKATSGAAVGARQPSQACEEDEQGKKSQKWDEMNIIATYHPAGKDYGLMKIDEPSTPYHSMTGEDDEDPVSDSECEPLRADVLSKKLAAAAEGRGPKIIARQEESSEEEDEDEELTPEEREKKKQFEMKRKMHYNEGRNIKLARQLIAKELHGEEEEDDEDEEMRDAADVETMNTEATEHGERRAAAATRMSLLHGLKLPSLCTLL, from the exons aTGGAGGAGCCGTCGGTACCGGACGCCTCGGCGACGCGGCGGGGGCCCATCAAGGGCATCCTGAAGAAGAGCGGCAGCAAGGCTACGTCGGGAGCTGCCGTGGGGGCGCgacagcccagccaggcctgcGAGGAGGACGAGCAAGG taaaaaatcccagaaGTGGGATGAAATGAACATCATAGCTACGTACCACCCTGCAGGCAAAGATTATGGCTTGATGAAGATTGATGAGCCAAGTACTCCTTACCACAG CATGACAGGAGAAGATGATGAGGATCCAGTGAGTGATTCAGAATGTGAGCCCTTAAGAGCAGATGTGTTGAGCAAAAA actggcagctgcagctgaaggtaGAGGACCCAAGATTATAGCAAGGCAAGAAGAAAGCAgtgaagaggaggatgaggatgaagaatTAACACCTGAAGAACGGG agaagaagaaacagtttgaaatgaagagaaaaatgcactACAATGAAGGAAGAAACATCAAACTGGCAAGGCAGCTCATTGCAAAAGAACTACATGgtgaagaagaggaagatgatgaGGATGAAGAGATGCGTGATGCTGCAGATGTAGAAACAATGAATACAGAAGCCACCGAACACG GGGAaaggagggctgcagcagccacccGTATGAGCCTTCTGCATGGCCTGAAGCTGCCATCGCTCTGCACTCTGCTGTAA
- the PPP1R2 gene encoding protein phosphatase inhibitor 2 isoform X1 yields the protein MEEPSVPDASATRRGPIKGILKKSGSKATSGAAVGARQPSQACEEDEQGKKSQKWDEMNIIATYHPAGKDYGLMKIDEPSTPYHSMTGEDDEDPVSDSECEPLRADVLSKKLAAAAEGRGPKIIARQEESSEEEDEDEELTPEEREKKKQFEMKRKMHYNEGRNIKLARQLIAKELHGEEEEDDEDEEMRDAADVETMNTEATEHAHVTRDQLESGAHSIEEICPEL from the exons aTGGAGGAGCCGTCGGTACCGGACGCCTCGGCGACGCGGCGGGGGCCCATCAAGGGCATCCTGAAGAAGAGCGGCAGCAAGGCTACGTCGGGAGCTGCCGTGGGGGCGCgacagcccagccaggcctgcGAGGAGGACGAGCAAGG taaaaaatcccagaaGTGGGATGAAATGAACATCATAGCTACGTACCACCCTGCAGGCAAAGATTATGGCTTGATGAAGATTGATGAGCCAAGTACTCCTTACCACAG CATGACAGGAGAAGATGATGAGGATCCAGTGAGTGATTCAGAATGTGAGCCCTTAAGAGCAGATGTGTTGAGCAAAAA actggcagctgcagctgaaggtaGAGGACCCAAGATTATAGCAAGGCAAGAAGAAAGCAgtgaagaggaggatgaggatgaagaatTAACACCTGAAGAACGGG agaagaagaaacagtttgaaatgaagagaaaaatgcactACAATGAAGGAAGAAACATCAAACTGGCAAGGCAGCTCATTGCAAAAGAACTACATGgtgaagaagaggaagatgatgaGGATGAAGAGATGCGTGATGCTGCAGATGTAGAAACAATGAATACAGAAGCCACCGAACACG
- the PPP1R2 gene encoding protein phosphatase inhibitor 2 isoform X2, whose protein sequence is MEEPSVPDASATRRGPIKGILKKSGSKATSGAAVGARQPSQACEEDEQGKKSQKWDEMNIIATYHPAGKDYGLMKIDEPSTPYHSMTGEDDEDPVSDSECEPLRADVLSKKLAAAAEGRGPKIIARQEESSEEEDEDEELTPEEREKKKQFEMKRKMHYNEGRNIKLARQLIAKELHGEEEEDDEDEEMRDAADVETMNTEATEHGEAPTEISC, encoded by the exons aTGGAGGAGCCGTCGGTACCGGACGCCTCGGCGACGCGGCGGGGGCCCATCAAGGGCATCCTGAAGAAGAGCGGCAGCAAGGCTACGTCGGGAGCTGCCGTGGGGGCGCgacagcccagccaggcctgcGAGGAGGACGAGCAAGG taaaaaatcccagaaGTGGGATGAAATGAACATCATAGCTACGTACCACCCTGCAGGCAAAGATTATGGCTTGATGAAGATTGATGAGCCAAGTACTCCTTACCACAG CATGACAGGAGAAGATGATGAGGATCCAGTGAGTGATTCAGAATGTGAGCCCTTAAGAGCAGATGTGTTGAGCAAAAA actggcagctgcagctgaaggtaGAGGACCCAAGATTATAGCAAGGCAAGAAGAAAGCAgtgaagaggaggatgaggatgaagaatTAACACCTGAAGAACGGG agaagaagaaacagtttgaaatgaagagaaaaatgcactACAATGAAGGAAGAAACATCAAACTGGCAAGGCAGCTCATTGCAAAAGAACTACATGgtgaagaagaggaagatgatgaGGATGAAGAGATGCGTGATGCTGCAGATGTAGAAACAATGAATACAGAAGCCACCGAACACGGTGAGGCACCG ACTGAGATTTCTTGCTGA
- the PPP1R2 gene encoding protein phosphatase inhibitor 2 isoform X3, with protein MEEPSVPDASATRRGPIKGILKKSGSKATSGAAVGARQPSQACEEDEQGKKSQKWDEMNIIATYHPAGKDYGLMKIDEPSTPYHSMTGEDDEDPVSDSECEPLRADVLSKKLAAAAEGRGPKIIARQEESSEEEDEDEELTPEEREKKKQFEMKRKMHYNEGRNIKLARQLIAKELHGEEEEDDEDEEMRDAADVETMNTEATEHD; from the exons aTGGAGGAGCCGTCGGTACCGGACGCCTCGGCGACGCGGCGGGGGCCCATCAAGGGCATCCTGAAGAAGAGCGGCAGCAAGGCTACGTCGGGAGCTGCCGTGGGGGCGCgacagcccagccaggcctgcGAGGAGGACGAGCAAGG taaaaaatcccagaaGTGGGATGAAATGAACATCATAGCTACGTACCACCCTGCAGGCAAAGATTATGGCTTGATGAAGATTGATGAGCCAAGTACTCCTTACCACAG CATGACAGGAGAAGATGATGAGGATCCAGTGAGTGATTCAGAATGTGAGCCCTTAAGAGCAGATGTGTTGAGCAAAAA actggcagctgcagctgaaggtaGAGGACCCAAGATTATAGCAAGGCAAGAAGAAAGCAgtgaagaggaggatgaggatgaagaatTAACACCTGAAGAACGGG agaagaagaaacagtttgaaatgaagagaaaaatgcactACAATGAAGGAAGAAACATCAAACTGGCAAGGCAGCTCATTGCAAAAGAACTACATGgtgaagaagaggaagatgatgaGGATGAAGAGATGCGTGATGCTGCAGATGTAGAAACAATGAATACAGAAGCCACCGAACACG ACTGA